The genomic DNA GCGTCCCGCAGACCGTCGAGGTCGTCGCCACGAAGGAGGGCGATGCCGCCGGCACCGTGACCTTCGACGCGGTGGTGCGCATCGACACACCGGGCGAGGCCGAGTACTTCCGCAACGGGGGGATCCTGCAGTACGTGCTGCGCTCCCTGGTCGCCGCCTGAGATCGACGCGGGGGCCCTAGCCCCTGGCGGGCGCCCGCCGCCCCGCGGGCGCGCCGCCTGCGCTCGTCGAGACCCCCGATATGCACCGTTCCTGGTGCATATCGGGGGTCTCGACGTGAGGGTCGCGGAGGGACGGGGCTGACGGGGCCGTTCTCGGGCGTCAGCGCACCGAGCTGCGGGGGTCGGGATCGTTCGCGCGGGCGGTCAGCACGATCGGCTCGCCGTCGGTGACCTGCAGCGTGTGCTCGGCGTGCGCGCCGCGGGACCCGTCGACCGCCAGCTGGGTCCAGCCGTCCCGGTCGTCGACCACGAGCTCGTGCGTGGTGGGCACCAGGAACGGCTCGACCGTGAGCAGCTGGCCGGCCTCCAGCTCCGCGCCGCCGCCGGGGGTGCCGTGATTGGGCACGAAGGGCGCCTCGTGCATGGTGCGCCCCACGCCGTGGCCCCCGAAGCGGTCGTTGATCGTGTAGCCGAGGTCGTGCGCCGTGGTCATCACCGCGTGGCCGATGTCGCCGACCGTGCTGCCGGCGCGCACCTGATCGATGCCCGCCCACATCACCTGCTCGGTATCCCGGATGAGCTGCTGGTCCTCCGGTCGCGGCGTGCCCACCGCGATGGTCAGGCAGGAGTCGGCGACCCAGCCCTCGACCTCGACGGCGAAGTCGAGGGAGAGCAGATCCCCGTCCACGAGCACCCGGTCGTAGGGACGACCGTGGAGCACGCCCTCGTTGACGGAGGTGCAGATGACGTAGCCGAACGGGGACGCCCCGAACACCGGGTGGTAGTCGATGTAGCAGCTGGTCGCCCCGGCCTCGCGGATGAGGCGATGGGCCTCGGCGTCCACCTCCAGCAGGTTCCAGCCGACGTCCACGACCTCGCGCAGGTGCGAGAGCACCGAGGCCACGAAGCGGCCCGCGGGCTGCGCCTGCTCGAAGGTGGGCAGGTCCTGCGTCGCGCTGCGACGGCGGCGGCCGAGGATCATCGCGGAGCCTTTCCGGTGGGGGCGGGAGGCGCCGAGCGGTCCGTGCCGTACTCGACGACGTCGGGCCCCGTGCCCTGCCACGAGTACAGGGAGACGGCGACCCAGGCGATGCCGGCGGCGACCAGGCCCGCACCGAGCATGTGGAGACCGACCAGCACTTCCGGCAGCTGGGTGAAGTACTGCGTGTACCCGATCGCCGCCTGCAGCACGGTGATGACGACCAGGCTCCAGGTAGCCCGGCGCGTCTGCCGCGCGGCACCGATGAGGTACAGGGCGATGAGGAGTCCGACCAGGAGGCCGCAGAAGAGCATCACGGAGTCCGCGTGCAGCCAGGAGATCGTGCGGGCGTCGAAGGGGAGGCGCTCGGGGTGGACATCGTCCCCCGAGTGGGGGCCGGTGCCGGTGACCAGGGTGCCGAGCACGAGGATCGCGAAGCCGATGACGGCCAGCGCCCCGCTCATCCAGTGCATGGCACCCGGGACGAGCGAGCGCCGTCGTGCGGCGTCCCCGTCGTACAGCCGGAACAGGAGCACGGTGGAGACCGCGACGAGGATCGGCGAGATGAGGAAATGGGGGCTGACGACGCCCGGGTGGAGGTCCGCGTGGACGACCACCATGCCGACGATCGCCTGCACCGCGGTGCCGATCAGCGGGACCAGGGAGAGCCACCGCAGGCTGCTGCCCTTGTGACCCAGCCAGAGCAGGGAGACCAGCAGCAGGGCGACGGCGAAGACGCCCAGGACCCCGGTCAGGGTGCGGTTGCCGAACTCGATGAAGGGATGGATCCCGGCTTCCATGGTCAGCTCAGGGGTGAACTGGCCCGGTTCGCAGTTCGGCCAGGTCGAGCACCCCAGCCCGCTACTGGTCAGGCGGACGACGCCGCCGGAGACGATGATGCCGATCTGGCAGACCAGATTCCCCCAGAACACGACGGCGGCGATCCGAGCGCGATTGGCCGCGGAGAGCCCCAGGGTGCGCTCTCCGGACAGGGAGATCCGTCCGACGAGCTCGAGGCGCGGGGCGGGAGCCGGATGCTCGTCGACGGCCGGCGGAGAAGCGTTCATGCCATCGAGTGTAAGAACTTTCCCTGGGTGTCCCATCGTCGCGGCGACGCCTTTCACATCGGTGCTCTCCCCGTCCCGCCCACGGGGTGATCGTGCCCCTCAGCTGTCCGTCCAACGGAACCAGCGGATCACGGCGGCGGTGCCGAGCACGGCCCAGGCCAGCAGCACGAGCACCGATCCGAGGCTGAACACGCCGCCGGCGAGGCTGGCGCGCAGCAGCTCGCCGAGTGCCCCGGACGGCAGCAGGTCCACGAGACCGCGCAGGATCCGCGGGTAGGCCTCGGCCGGGAAGGCGACGCCGCCGACGGCGACCAGCAGCACGAACACGAGATTCGACACGGCGAGCACGGCCTCGGTGCGCAGCAGTCCGGCGACCAGGAGGCCGAGGGCTCCGAAGGCGACCGTGCCCACCAGCCAGACGGGCAGCGCGGCCAGGAGCTCCAGCGCACCGGGGCGCCAGCCGAGGATCAGGGCGAGCAGTCCCAGCACCACGATCTGCACGGCGTGCACGAGCAGCGTCGCGAGCACCTTCCCGGCGAGGTATCCGTCCCGGCCCAGGGGAGTGGTCGCGATCCAGCGCAGCACCCCGTTGCGCCGGTCGAAGCCGGTCTGGATCGCCTGGGAGGTGAAGGAGGTGGAGATCAGCGCGGTCGCGAGCGTCGCGGCGAGGGCGGTGTCGATGGGCTCGGCGCCCTCGAGCCGGCCGACGGGAAGCAGCCGCAGCCCGAGGAGCACGAGCGTCGGCAGGGCGATCGCGACCATCAGCTGCTCGCCGTTGCTGAGCAGCACGCGGGCTTCGAGGGAGGTGTGGGCGAGCACGCGGCGCAGACGCGGAGCGGGTGCGGCGGTGGGGCGCACGGCCGGGCCCGGGGCGAGGGAGGCCCCGGGAGCGGCGGGACCGTCGGAGGTGGTGCTCATCGGCGTGTGACTCCCCGGGTGGTGGGCGAGGGGGTGGCGGGCTGCGGCGGATCCTGCTGCATGAGGTCCAGCAGCACGGCCTCGAGATCGGCGGAGCCGGCCCCGGTGAGCTCGAAGCGGGCCCCGTGGCGGGCGGCGGCGGCGTGCAGATCGGCCTCGAGCGCCGCGACCCTCTCACGCTCGACGCCGTGGGCGACGGCGCGCACGGTGACTTCGCCCTCCTCCTGACGGTGCGCGGTGATGACCTCCTGGACCGACCCGGAGGCGACGCTGCGGCCCCCGGCGATGACACAGACCGCATCGGCGAGCCCCACCACGTCGTCCATCATGTGGGTGGTCAGCACGACGGCGGTGCCGGTGTCGGCGAGCGCCCGGATCAGCCGGCGGACCCGGCGGCGGATCGCGGGGTCCATCCCGGCGGTGGGCTCGTCGAGGAAGATCAGCTCGGGGCGGCCGATGAGCGAGAGGGCGAGGGCCAGGCGCTGGCGCTGCCCGCCGGAGAGCCGGCGCACCAGGGAGCCGGCGAACTCGTCGATCCCCAGGTGCTCGGCGACCTCGTCCACATCGAGCGGGTCGGCGTGCAGGCTCGCCCCGTAGCGCAGCAGCTGCATCGTCCTCGCCCCGGAGGCGAGGCCGCCGTCCTGGATCATCAGGCCCACCCGGGCGCGATGCTCGGGGCCGGCGCGCCAGGGGTCGCGTCCCAGCACCTCGAGGGTGCCGCCGCTGGGACGCAGCAGCCCCGTGGCGCAGGAGACGGCCGTGGTCTTCCCGGCGCCGTTGGGGCCCAGCAGGGCCGTCACCTCCCCGCGGTGGGCCCGCAGAGAGAGTCCGTCGAGGGCGCGGACGGGGCCGTAGGAATGGGTGAGGTCCTCGGCGACGAGCGCCGGGGGCGCGCTGGAGTGGTCAGTCATGGCGGACCCATCGTAGGCGGGGACGAGGGGAGGGGTCCGACTGCGCCGCGGAGCGCCCTCGTCGTCAGCTCGTCGGATATCGGCGCTCCACGGCCGGACGAGCGGAACCGAACCTGTCAGCGCCCCGTCACGTGCAGCGGGGTGTGGGCGGGGTCGACGACCTCCGCCGCGAGCGGCGGCTCGGGCGCGGTGCCGCCGACGCCCCAGGTGTCGGTGGGGAACCGGTCACGGTCGTGGGCCTCCAGCAGGCCGCTCATGTCGGGCCCGAGCGGCACCACCTGGGTGGGGTTGATGTCCTCGTGCACGATGTAATAGTGCTCCTTGATCTGCTGCAGGTCGACGGTGTCGCCGAAGCCCGGGGTCTGGAACAGGTCCTTGGTGTAGTTCCACAGGTTCGGCATGGTCACCAGCGGTTGGCGATTCGCCTTGAAGTGACCGAAGTAGACCGGGTCGAAGCGGATCAGGGTGGGGAACAGGCGCACATCGGCCTCGGTGAGCGAGGGGCCCATCAGGTAGCGCCGGTCGGCCAGGCGCTCCTCGAGCTCGTCCAGCGCCGCCCACAGCTCGCGGTACTCCTTCTCGTAGACCTCCTGGCCGCCGGCGAAGCCGACCTTGTAGACGCCGTTGTTCACCCGATGGAGCATCCAGGTGTTCAGCGCGTCGATCTCCTCGCGCTGGGACTGCGGATAGAGGTCCGGCGCGCCCTCGCGGTGCAGGGCCGTCCATTCGGTGGCGAAGTCGAGGGTGATGCGCTGGAAGTCGTTGGTCACCACGGCCCGGGTGGGGACGTCCACGACGGCCGGGACCGTGATGCCGCGCGGGTAGTCGGGGAAGCGGGCGAAGTAGGCCTGCTGGAGGCGCTCGTAGCCCAGCACCGGGTCGACGCCGCCCTCGTCGAGGTCGAAGGTCCAGGAGCGCCGGTCGTGGGTGGGGCCGGGCATGCCGACCGAGAGGGCCTCCTCGAGTCCGAGCAGACGGCGGGAGATCAGGGTGCGATTGGCCCAGGGACAGGCACGGGCGGCGATCAGACGGTAACGCCCCGCCTCGACGGGCCAGCCATCCCGGCCGTCGCGGGTGATGCGGTCGTCGATGTAGTTCATGTCCCGGTCGAAGGGCTTGCCCTTGTGGACGTAGGAGCCCTCGGTCGAGTGCTCGGCGGTGCGGTCCTCGGTGGTCATGGTGTCCCTTCCTCGATCTCCGGCGGCGGCGGCGCGGTGCCGTGGTGCGCTCCACGGTAGTTGAAAATAGTATTAAAGAAAAGGGCGCACAGTGCTCCGAGCTGCCCTGGGCGCGATGTCGCAGGTAAGGGCACCCTTGGTGCCGTGGCACACACCCTTGCGGGGGTATTTGGCAAGCCGTATGTTGTAAAATGAAGAACGGTCGACGGAAGAAGGTGATGCACGGATGACCGCACCGGATCTGGACCCGGCGGGCCCGCCGGCCACTCGCGACCGGCTCGTCGAGGCGATCTCGGCGCACGGACCGATCACCGCCCGCCAGCTGGCCGAGCGCTTCGGGCTCACCAGCGCCGCCGTCCGGCGCCATCTCGCGGCGCTCGAGGCCGAGGACGTCATCGCCGAGCACGAGATGCCGGTCGCGCACCGCGGCCGGGGCCGCCCCAGCAAGGCCTTCGTGCTCTCGAAGTCCGCGCACGATCACCTTCCCGGCGGCTATGACGAGCTCGCCGTGATGGCGGTCGAGGAACTCGCCCGACGCGGCGACGAGGCCGTGGCCCGTCTCGCTGAGCGCCGGGTCGCCGACTGGGAAGCGGCACTGGCCGAGGCCGTCGCCGTCCGCGAGGCGGCGGGGGAGAAGGTCACCATCTCCCGCAAGGTCGAGCTGCTCGCCGAGCTGCTGACCTCGCGGGGCTACGCCACCACCGTGCGCCCCCTGCACGTCCCGCTGCCCACACCGGGTGCGCGGTCCGGCTCGAGCCCGCGTACGCTCGTCACGGCGCAGTTGTGCCACGGCCACTGCCCTGTCCTCGACGTCGCCGCGGATCACCC from Brachybacterium sacelli includes the following:
- a CDS encoding helix-turn-helix transcriptional regulator, which translates into the protein MTAPDLDPAGPPATRDRLVEAISAHGPITARQLAERFGLTSAAVRRHLAALEAEDVIAEHEMPVAHRGRGRPSKAFVLSKSAHDHLPGGYDELAVMAVEELARRGDEAVARLAERRVADWEAALAEAVAVREAAGEKVTISRKVELLAELLTSRGYATTVRPLHVPLPTPGARSGSSPRTLVTAQLCHGHCPVLDVAADHPELCEAETRVISRIIGAPVQRLATLAQGAHCCTTHIPLTEGRTS
- a CDS encoding COX15/CtaA family protein, producing the protein MNASPPAVDEHPAPAPRLELVGRISLSGERTLGLSAANRARIAAVVFWGNLVCQIGIIVSGGVVRLTSSGLGCSTWPNCEPGQFTPELTMEAGIHPFIEFGNRTLTGVLGVFAVALLLVSLLWLGHKGSSLRWLSLVPLIGTAVQAIVGMVVVHADLHPGVVSPHFLISPILVAVSTVLLFRLYDGDAARRRSLVPGAMHWMSGALAVIGFAILVLGTLVTGTGPHSGDDVHPERLPFDARTISWLHADSVMLFCGLLVGLLIALYLIGAARQTRRATWSLVVITVLQAAIGYTQYFTQLPEVLVGLHMLGAGLVAAGIAWVAVSLYSWQGTGPDVVEYGTDRSAPPAPTGKAPR
- the map gene encoding type I methionyl aminopeptidase, whose product is MILGRRRRSATQDLPTFEQAQPAGRFVASVLSHLREVVDVGWNLLEVDAEAHRLIREAGATSCYIDYHPVFGASPFGYVICTSVNEGVLHGRPYDRVLVDGDLLSLDFAVEVEGWVADSCLTIAVGTPRPEDQQLIRDTEQVMWAGIDQVRAGSTVGDIGHAVMTTAHDLGYTINDRFGGHGVGRTMHEAPFVPNHGTPGGGAELEAGQLLTVEPFLVPTTHELVVDDRDGWTQLAVDGSRGAHAEHTLQVTDGEPIVLTARANDPDPRSSVR
- a CDS encoding ABC transporter ATP-binding protein; this encodes MTDHSSAPPALVAEDLTHSYGPVRALDGLSLRAHRGEVTALLGPNGAGKTTAVSCATGLLRPSGGTLEVLGRDPWRAGPEHRARVGLMIQDGGLASGARTMQLLRYGASLHADPLDVDEVAEHLGIDEFAGSLVRRLSGGQRQRLALALSLIGRPELIFLDEPTAGMDPAIRRRVRRLIRALADTGTAVVLTTHMMDDVVGLADAVCVIAGGRSVASGSVQEVITAHRQEEGEVTVRAVAHGVERERVAALEADLHAAAARHGARFELTGAGSADLEAVLLDLMQQDPPQPATPSPTTRGVTRR
- a CDS encoding glutathione S-transferase family protein, with protein sequence MTTEDRTAEHSTEGSYVHKGKPFDRDMNYIDDRITRDGRDGWPVEAGRYRLIAARACPWANRTLISRRLLGLEEALSVGMPGPTHDRRSWTFDLDEGGVDPVLGYERLQQAYFARFPDYPRGITVPAVVDVPTRAVVTNDFQRITLDFATEWTALHREGAPDLYPQSQREEIDALNTWMLHRVNNGVYKVGFAGGQEVYEKEYRELWAALDELEERLADRRYLMGPSLTEADVRLFPTLIRFDPVYFGHFKANRQPLVTMPNLWNYTKDLFQTPGFGDTVDLQQIKEHYYIVHEDINPTQVVPLGPDMSGLLEAHDRDRFPTDTWGVGGTAPEPPLAAEVVDPAHTPLHVTGR
- a CDS encoding ABC transporter permease, which gives rise to MSTTSDGPAAPGASLAPGPAVRPTAAPAPRLRRVLAHTSLEARVLLSNGEQLMVAIALPTLVLLGLRLLPVGRLEGAEPIDTALAATLATALISTSFTSQAIQTGFDRRNGVLRWIATTPLGRDGYLAGKVLATLLVHAVQIVVLGLLALILGWRPGALELLAALPVWLVGTVAFGALGLLVAGLLRTEAVLAVSNLVFVLLVAVGGVAFPAEAYPRILRGLVDLLPSGALGELLRASLAGGVFSLGSVLVLLAWAVLGTAAVIRWFRWTDS